The genomic region TTCTGCTCTATTAGAGTTAaaagaaacttatgataaaataGATGGATCTATAACATTTAATCTGCATAAAAAATTGAATTCACTTAGTCAAAATGGTTCATCTATTTCTGATTATTATCATAAGTTGAATGCTCTCTGGAAACAATTTGATGCTCTTGTTAAGCTTCCTGCTTGTACTTGCCATGCTAGTAAGGATTTTAAGTCTCACAGTGATCTAATTAAACTTATGCAATTTTTGATGGGATTAGATGATTCTTATTCTGCTATTAGAAGTAATATACTCTTGTCTGAACCTCTTCCAAGTGTTAAAAGTGCTTTTGCAACTATTTCAAGAGAAGAATCTCATAGAGGTTCTTCATTTTCTGCTACTACATCTAAAACACCAAACACTGCTTTCTTAGTTTCAAAAACTTTTGATAATAAAAAGGTTATTGGAAGAGGTCCTAACCCTAATCTGAAATGCACTAAATGTGGTAAATTAGGTCTTACTGTTGATAGATGTTATGATATAGTTGGGTATCCACCTGAGTGGGTTAAAaggaataataatacttataataatatttctgGTAATAAGGTTGTGAGCAATTATTCTTTGCctgatgctaatattaataatagtgttagTAGTATGCCTTTTTCAAATGAACAGATTTCTAAATTGATGAGTTTAATCAATGATAAAAGTGTTGGAACAAGTGCTCATATTAACATGGAAGGTAATTTTCTTAACAACAATGAGTTTTTTAATGCACATATAAACAAATTTTTTCATCCAAACTCATCTAAGATTACTGAAAATGTAAACCTGGGTTGGATTATTGATTCTGGAGCAACACAACATATGACTGTTTCAACAAAAAATTTGTTTAATGTTGTTAATGTTACTAATCTTGGTTTAACTGTTAGTCACCCTAATGGTACTTTTGCTAAAGTTACTGCTATTGGAAATCTTAAATTAACTAATAAAATTGTTCTATATGATATTCTTGTTATTCCTGAGTATTGTGTAAGTTTGTTGTCTGTCTTTAAAATGTCTAAGGATAATAAATTGTCTGTTATTTTTTATGAGAATTTGTGCTATGTTCAGGATTTCATTCCTGTGAAGAGTTAAAGGATTGGTAGACAATTTGGTGGTTTGTATATGTTTGATGATAAATCTGTGATTAATGGTAATTGTTTGAATAATTCTGTGTATATGTCTAATAGTTTATGGCATTGTAGACTAGGTCATCCTGCTGACCCTGTGCTTAAGATCATTAAGCAAAGAGTTGGTAGTGATGATTCTGTTGATGTTGGTATATGTGATATTAAGCATAGGGCCAAACAATCAAGGGAACCATTTCCCTTGAGTGATCATAAATCAAAAGAATTAGGTGATCTAATTCATTTGGATTTATGGGGTAGTTATAAGGTTACTCTTAGGGAAGGTTTTAAATCTTTTCTTACTATTGTTGATGATTACAGCAGGGCTGTAtgggtttatcttttaaaaatcaaAGAAGTCGTCTTTTCTAATATTGAATTGTTTGTTAATCTGATTAAAAATCAATTTCAAAAAACAATTAAAGTCATTAGAACTGATAATGGTACTGAGTTTATCAATAATAGGTTACATGTTTTTTGTAGTCAAAATGGTATTATTCATCAAACTACTTGTGTTtatactcctcaacaaaatggtatAGTTGAAAGAAAACATAGACATTTGTTAAATGTTGCTAGGTCTTTAATGTTTCAAAGTGGTATTCCTCTTAATATGTGGTCTGATTGTATCTTAACTTCTACTTATCTTATCAACAGGTTACCTTCATCAGTGTTATCTGACAGTTCTCCTTTTAAAATGGTTTTTGGTTTTGAACCAAATCTTTCTCACCTAAGGGTGTTTGTATGCATGTGTTTTTCCACTATCTTGAATGAGTCTGATAAGTTTAAAAGTAGGTCTGAAAAGTGTGTTTTTATTGGTTATTCTTATGTAAAAAAGGGTTATAAACTATTTAGTCTTGATAGAAAAGTTATTTTATTTTCAAGAGATGTcaaattttatgaaaatgtttTTCCCTTTAAAACTTCTGTTTCTGATAGTCAAAATGTTAAAAATTCTTTTAATCATTTTGATTTCTTTGAGTCTAGTCTTGAAACTTGCATCC from Rutidosis leptorrhynchoides isolate AG116_Rl617_1_P2 chromosome 9, CSIRO_AGI_Rlap_v1, whole genome shotgun sequence harbors:
- the LOC139868792 gene encoding uncharacterized protein translates to MASDGDSGLSKTTQVSSLDFGDPLYLHASKTSTTALISLKLKGTENYSVWSRSMILALQTKNKVGFIDGTYIKHDSDSVLMKQWDRCNSVVLSWILNSISDDLFSGQVFSSSALLELKETYDKIDGSITFNLHKKLNSLSQNGSSISDYYHKLNALWKQFDALVKLPACTCHASKDFKSHSDLIKLMQFLMGLDDSYSAIRSNILLSEPLPSVKSAFATISREESHRGSSFSATTSKTPNTAFLVSKTFDNKKVIGRGPNPNLKCTKCGKLGLTVDRCYDIVGYPPEWVKRNNNTYNNISGNKVVSNYSLPDANINNSVSSMPFSNEQISKLMSLINDKSVGTSAHINMEGNFLNNNEFFNAHINKFFHPNSSKITENVNLGWIIDSGATQHMTVSTKNLFNVVNVTNLGLTVSHPNGTFAKVTAIGNLKLTNKIVLYDILVIPEYCDFIPVKS